The sequence TCGATGATGTAGACCTGACGCGCCCCCGCCTGGTAGCCGGCCTCCTTGACCGCCCGCTGCTCGACCCCGGTGATCCCGCTCGGCACCGCGATGATGATGCGAGGCTTGGCGAAATGGCGGCGCTTGTGCACCCGCTGGATGAAGTAGCGGAGCATACGCTCGGTGACGTCGAAGTCGGCGATGACGCCGTCCTTGAGCGGCCTGATCGCCACGATGTTGCCAGGCGTCCGGCCGATCATGCGCTTGGCCTCGATGCCGATGGCGACGATCTTCCCTGTGGTCGTGTTGATCGCGACGACGGAGGGTTCGTTGAGCACGATGCCGCGTCCCCGGACGTAGACGAGTGTGTTGGCGGTGCCGAGGTCGACTGCCATGTCGCGGCCGAGAAAAGAAAGCTTGCTGCTCATGGGGAAGGCGGCCCTCCTCCCGTGGGATCGTCGGCGAAAACTACAGAACGCACTCGAATCGTAACGTGACGTACCCACCCCTGAGCGCAATGAGCCCGCCAGTTCCAGGAAAATCTTAAGACGCGTCAAATACGTCGAGCCTCGTCAACCCCAGGGGGTTGACGAGGCTCGACGGCGCCGGATGTGGAGAATTCCTAGAAGCGGTCCGGGAAGAAGATCTTGATCTCGCGGGCGGCGGACTCGGGCGAGTCGGAGCCGTGGACCACGTTCTCACCGATCTCCAGGGCGTGGTCGCCGCGGATGGTGCCGGGGGCGGACTTGACCGGGTCGGTCAGGCCGGCGAGGGCGCGGAAGGCCTCGATGGCCCGGGGGCCCTCGAGCACCAGGGCGACCAGCGGACCGGAGGTGATGAACTCGACCAGCTCGCCGAAGAAGGGCCGCTCGGAGTGCTCGGCGTAGTGCGCCTTGGCGGTGTCGACGTCCAGGGTGCGCAGCTCCAGCGCCACGACCTTCAGGCCCTTGCGCTCGACCCGGGCGATCACGTCGCCGATGAGACCGCGCGCGACACCGTCGGGCTTGATCAGGACAAGAGTGCGCTCGGACACTGAAGTTCTCCTTTGAACAGGAAGGATTGACTCGCGGACTGCGATGAACGCGCGAAGTTTACCGCCCCCGGCCCGTTTCCCCGTGTTCGGCGGTGTCAGGTGCGGGCGGGCCCGTCTCCCAGCGCGTCCTCCGGAGACGGTGTGGGCGGCGGAACCACCGGCAGCGTGCCGGTCTTGTCCGGCCGCGGTTCCGAGCGCGGATCCGGCCGCGGCTCGGCGCCCGGTTCGGATCCGTCCCGGCCGGGCCTGTCGCCTTCCCCACCGGCCTCCGGCTCCGCCCGCGCCGCGGGAGCGGGCCATGGTGGCTGCGGCCCGGCCAGAGGCTCCAGCTCGGGGGCGGGTTCGGGGACCATCACCGGTCCGGTGGCGCGTCCGGCGGACCGGCGCGACCGCTTGACCGCCTCCGGGGCTGGAGCGGCGGAGGGGGGATCGACCGGAGTCGGGGAAGCCGAGGGTGGAGCGGCCGGAGCCGGGGAAGCCGAGGGTGGAGCCGGGCTGGCCGAAGGTGGAGCCGGGCTGGCCGGAGGTGGAGCCGAGGCGGCCGCCGCGGTCGCTGAAGGCGGCTGGACCCGGGAGCCGCCGAGTCCCCCGGCGGGTTGATCGGCCGAGGGCCGCCCGGCGGGCAGTCCCTCGGCGGGCGCCCGCCCACCCGGAGGCAGGCTGTCCCCGGCCGCGGTGTCCGCCGTGGCAGATGCGGGCACCGGGGAACGGCGTGCCAGGACGGAGCAGAGCACGATCACCGCGACCACCAGGCCGCCACCGATCAGAGCCCACAGATGGAGGGCATCGACGAACCCGTCGACCAGCGCCTGCGAGGTCGCCGCGTCCTTCAGGCTCATGAACTGGACCCCGCTGCCCAGCAGGAAGCCGGAGAGCACCGCGGGGAAGAAGAGCGACAGTGCGAAGAGCGCCGCGCCGGGGCCGGACGAGCGCAGCGCGGAGGTGAGAGCCACCGCGGCGCCGACCCCGAGCAGCGTCAGCGGGACGATGGGAGCGGGCCCGCCGGGGGCGGGGAGGAGCAACCGGACCGCGCACAGCCCGGCCACCACGAGCACCAGGCCGCCCGCGCCGGCGAGGGACACGGCGCCGTCGCCCAGCCGGCTCACCAGCGCCGCGGCGGCGACGCCCGCGACCCCCGCGATCACGAAGGCCGGCCAGAGCCCGGACAGGCCCGGACCACCCAGCCCGCCCAGCTCCACGTAGGTGACCTGGGCCGCGGTGGGCAGGACGACGACGCCCACCGCCAGCATCGTGTAAGCGGGCACCTGGCCGCCGGCACCGCCCAGGATTCTCAGGGAGGCGAGCCCGAACAGCACGAGGATGGACAGCAGCGCCGCGCCGATCAGCAGATCCGGAGGCCAGTCGAAGGTGCTGCCCAGGGCCAGGGCGGCGATGGCCACGGCGGGCACCATCGCCACGGGCAGGCGTCCGCCCTCGGCGACGTCCGTCCCGCCGCCCGCCGGGGCGCCCTGTCCCCTCTTCATCCAGAGCACGAGATAGACGGCCGCCAGCGCGAGCGCGACGCCCGTGAGCATCGGGTACGGCTGTAGCGTGACCCGCCAGGACCTCACCTCGTCAAGAGGCCACAGGGCGAGTGCCTGCGCGGTCAGGAGGCTCACCGCGAGCATGCCTCCCCACAGCGCCCGCAGGAGCGGCGACCGCTCCCAGACCGCTGCCAGGGTCGCGGGCACCAGCAGGCCGGCGCCGATCCCGTGCAGGACCCGCAGGACCCCCACCAGCAACGTGGAGTCCGCGTAACCCCCCGCCGCGTCCGCCACCGCGAGCAGGGTCAGGCCGGCGACCAGGAGCGGGGCCGCCCGCATCCGGCGGACGGCGATGGCGGCCGGCGGCACGGTCAGCACCATCGCGGGCAGCGCCAGCCCGTGCGCCCGCACCATCGCTATCTGCGAGATCTCAGGCGGGAGCAGGGTGGCCACCACCGAGATGGTGTTGGGGATGGCGACGATCGCCAGCGGAAGAACCACCGCGACGAGCAGTCCGAGGATGACGTCGAGCACCGCGGAGACACCGAGCGGGCGCGCCACGCCCTTGGGCCCGGCGGTCACCGCCCGGGTCGGTTGAGTGGGAGGGACGGCCATGTTGGCCGACTTTAGCGGGAAGTCACGCCCTCGACACGGCGAGCGACGAATATCGCCGTGATCCACAGTGCGGCGAAGATCGCTCCCAGGAAGAACATGGTCGGGACCAGGAAGCCCGCGGCGATGGCGAGCACCTGGATCACGCTTCCCATGATGTACGCGAGGGGGCGCTTCAACATGCCCGCGACCAGGACACACAGGACCGCCAGACCGATCCCGACGGTCACCGCGACGGTCGGCTCGACGTTCTGGGTGTTGATCGCCACGGGTGTGAACAGCCCGATGACGATCGCCTCCATGCCCAGCACGCTGGCACAGAGCCGGCGCATGCCCGGAGTAACTGTGATCATCTCTCGCCTTCCCGCCGTCGCCCCGCTCACGTGGCCTCGCCCGCCTTGAGAAGAAGCCGCGCGTCCCCGGCGGTGACCACGGACCCGGTGATCAGCACTCCGGCCCCGCTGAACTCGCCCAGGGCGTCCACCATCCCGATCGCCCGGTCGATGGCACTGTCCAGCCGCTCGACCTGGTGGACCCGGTCCAGCCCGAAGATCTCCTCGGCGAGCGCGGCGAGTTCGTCCACGTCCATGGACCTGGGCGAGGAGTTCCGGGTCACCACGATCTCGTCCACCATCGGCTCCAGCAGCTCCAGGATGCCTTGGACGTCCTTGTCCTCGAACACCGCCACCACGGCGATGAGCTTGGCGAAGTCGAACGACTCCTGGACGGCCTCCAGGGTCGCCTGGATCCCGCCCGGGTTGTGCGCGGCGTCCACCAGCACCGTGGGGCCCCGCCGTACGACCTCGAGCCTGCCCGGCGAGGTCACCTGCAGGAACGCCTGCCGGACCAGCTCGGGGTCGAGGGGGTCGTCTCCGACGGTCAGCGCCTCGACCGCGGCCAGCGCGCAGGCGGCGTTGCTCGCCTGGTGGGCGCCGTACAGGGGGAGCAGGACCTCGTCGTAGGTCCCCTTGAGGCTTTGCAGCCGGAGCAGCTGCCCCCCGATCGCCAGCTCCCTGCCGAGCACGCCGAACTCCAGCCCCTCACGTGCCACGGTGGCGCCCATCTCGGCGGCCCTGCGCATCAGCACCTCGGCCGCGGGAAGCTCCTGCTGGGCGAGCACGGCCGTCGCCCCGGGTTTGATGATGCCGGCCTTCTCCCCCGCGATCGTCGCGATGTCGGGACCGAGATAGTCGACGTGGTCGAGGGAGATGGGGGTGATGACGGCCACGGCGCCGTCGGCGACGTTGGTGGCGTCGAAGCTGCCGCCCATGCCGGTCTCGATCACCGCGACGTCGACGGGGGCGTCGGCGAAGGCTGCGAAGGCCATCGCCGTCAGGGTCTCGAAGAAGGAGAGCCGGCGGCCCTGGGCGTCGATCATCTGGAGGTAGGGCGCGATGTCCTCGTAGACCTCGACGAAACGCTCCTCGCTCAGCGGGGCGCCGTCCACGGAGATCCGCTCACGCATGGAGATCAGATGAGGGCTGGTGAAGCGGCCCACGCGCAGGTTCCGCTCGCGCAGAATGGTCTCGATCATGCGGGTCGTGCTCGACTTGCCGTTGGTCCCGGCGACGTGCACGACGGGGTATGAGTGCTGCGGGGAACCGAGCACGTCCATGAGCGCGGCGATCCTGTCGAGGGTGGGCTCGAAGTTCCACTCGACGCCGCGTTCCATGATTGCCAGTTCAACCGCTCGATAGTCCACGTCCCAAGCCTACTGACCTCGCGGCCGGACCCCTCACCGGCCCGTAAAACAGAAAAGGCCACCCCAAGGGGTGGCCTTCTCCTGTAAAAGATTGTCCGGCGGCGACCTACTCTCCCACACCGTCCCCGGTGCAGTACCATCGGCGCTGAAGAGCTTAACTTCCGGGTTCGGAATGTAACCGGGTGTTTCCCCTTCGCCATAACCGCCGTAACACTATGAAACTGTCAAACACACACGGTGCCTGCTGTTTCAGAATCGCATAGTGGACGCGAGCAAAAAGCTTTGTGGTCAAGTCCTCGGCCTATTAGTACCGGTCAGCTCCACACATTACTGTGCTTCCACCTCCGGCCTATCAACCCAATCGTCTATTGGGGGCCTTACCCACTCACGTGGTGGGAGACCTCATCTCAAGGCGAGCTTCCCGCTTAGATGCTTTCAGCGGTTATCCCTTCCGAACGTAGCCAACCAGCCGTGCTCCTGGCGGAACAACTGGCACACCAGAGGTTCGTCCGTCCCGGTCCTCTCGTACTAGGGACAGCTCCTTTCAAGTCTCCTGCGCGCGCAGCGGATAGGGACCGAACTGTCTCGCGACGTTCTAAACCCAGCTCGCGTACCGCTTTAATGGGCGAACAGCCCAACCCTTGGGACCTACTCCAGCCCCAGGATGCGACGAGCCGACATCGAGGTGCCAAACCATCCCGTCGATATGGACTCTTGGGGAAGATCAGCCTGTTATCCCCGGGGTACCTTTTAGCCGTTGAGCGACGGCGCTTCCACAAGCCACCGCCGGATCACTAGTCCCAGCTTTCGCTCCTGCTCGACCCGTCGGTCTCACAGTCAAGCTCCCTTGTGCACTTACACTCGACACCTGATTGCCAACCAGGCTGAGGGAACCTTTGGGCGCCTCCGTTACTCTTTAGGAGGCAACCGCCCCAGTTAAACTACCCACCAGACACTGTCCCTGATCCGGATCACGGACCGAAGTTAGACGTTCAAAACGACCAGAGTGGTATTTCACCAATGACTCCACCGCCACTAGCGTGACAGCTTCACAGTCTCCCACCTATCCTACACAAGACGTTCCAAACGCCAATGTCAAGCTGTAGTGAAGGTCCCGGGGTCTTTCCGTCCTGCTGCGCGTAACGAGCATCTTTACTCGTAGTGCAATTTCGCCGGGTCTGCGGTTGAGACAGCGGGGAAGTCGTTACGCCATTCGTGCAGGTCGGAACTTACCCGACAAGGAATTTCGCTACCTTAGGATGGTTATAGTTACCACCGCCGTTTACTGGCGCTTAAGTTCTCAGCTTCGCCACATTACTGCAGCTAACCGGTCCCCTTAACGTTCCAGCACCGGGCAGGCGTCAGTCCGTATACATCGTCTTACGACTTCGCACGGACCTGTGTTTTTAGTAAACAGTCGCTTCCCCCTGGCCTCTGCGACCCCCACCAGCTCCGAACGCAAAGGTTCATCACCAGCGAAGGCCCCCCTTCTCCCGAAGTTACGGGGGCAATTTGCCGAGTTCCTTAACCACAGTTCACCCGATCGCCTTGGTATTCTCTACCTGACCACCTGAGTCGGTTTCGGGTACGGGCCGCCACGACACTCACTAGAGGCTTTTCTCGGCAGCATAGGATCACCCACTTCGCCACAATCGGCTCGGCATCACATCTCAGGATACATGAGAGGCGGATTTGCCTACCTCTCTCCCTACATGCTTACCCCAGGACTACCATCGCCTGGGCTGGGCTACCTTCCTGCGTCACCCCATCGCTTACCTACTACCAGATCAGGCCAGGCGTTCACTCTGACGCCGTCCCCGAAGGGACAACCGAGTTAAGGACCCTTAGTATCACTGGATTCAGTATTGGCGCATCGTAGCGGGTACGGGAATATCAACCCGTTGTCCATCGACTACGCCTGTCGGCCTCGCCTTAGGTCCCGACTTACCCTGGGCGGATTAGCCTGGCCCAGGAACCCTTGGTCATCCGGCGCAGAAGTTTCTCACTTCTGATTCGCTACTCATGCCTGCATTCTCACTCGCACGGCCTCCACAACTAGATCACTCTGCTGCTTCGCCGGCCGCACGACGCTCCCCTACCCATCCACACACCTAGACAGACAAGCTGCCAGGTTAATGCGTGAATGCCACGACTTCGGCGGTGTACTTGAGCCCCGCTACATTGTCGGCGCGGAATCACTTGACCAGTGAGCTATTACGCACTCTTTCAAGGATGGCTGCTTCTAAGCCAACCTCCTGGTTGTCACTGCGACTCCACATCCTTTCCCACTTAGCACACGCTTAGGGGCCTTAGTCGGTGGTCTGGGCTGTTTCCCTCTCGACTACGGAGCTTATCCCCCGCAGTCTCACTGCTGCGCTCTCACTTACCGGCATTCGGAGTTTGGCTGACGTCAGTAACCTTGTCGGGCCCATTAGCCATCCAGTGCTCTACCTCCGGCAAGAAACACGCAACGCTGCACCTAAATGCATTTCGGGGAGAACCAGCTATCACGGAGTTTGATTGGCCTTTCACCCCTAAACACAGGTCATCCCCCAGGTTTTCAACCCTGGTGGGTTCGGTCCTCCACGCGGTCTTACCCGCGCTTCAACCTGCCCATGCCTAGATCACTCCGCTTCGGGTCTACAGCATGCGACTCAAACGCCCTATTCAGACTCGCTTTCGCTACGGCTCCCCCACACGGGTTAACCTCGCCACACACCATAACTCGCAGGCTCATTCTTCAAAAGGCACGCAGTCACATCACAGACGCCCGAAGACGTCTACGCTCCTACGGCTTGTAGGCACACGGTTTCAGGTACTATTTCACGACCCCTCACCGGGGCGCTTTTCACCTTTCCCTCACGGTACTTGTTCACTATCGGTCATCAGGGAGTATTTAGGCTTACCAGGTGGTCCTGGCAGATTCACACAGGATTTCTCGGGCCCCGTGCTACTTGGGATCCCCTCAAACAGTCGACAAGATTTCGCCTACCCGGCTCTCACGGTCTACGGCGCAACTTCCCAGAAACTTCGGCTATCCCATCGATTTCTCACTGCTTGGAGAAGCGGCAGCCTCTCCCAGAGGGTCCCACAACCCCGCACACGCAACGCCTGCCGGCTATCACACGCATACGGTTTAGCCTCTTCCGCTTTCGCTCACCACTACTCACGGAATCACTATTTGTTTTCTCTTCCTACGGGTACTGAGATGTTTCACTTCCCCGCGTTACCACCAACCGCCCTATACATTCAGGCGGAGGCAACACCACATGACTGGTGCTAGGTTTCCCCATTCGGACATCCCCGGATCAAAGTCAGGTTGGCGACTCCCCGGGGCTTAACGCAGCCTCCCACGTCCTTCATCGGCTCCTGATGCCAAGGCATCCACCGTGTGCCCTAAAAAACTTGGCCACAAAGATGCTCGCGTCCACTATGCAAATCTCAAACAACAAACAGCGACCGAACCGCACCCGCCACCAGACACCCGGGACAACACCCAGGCCGATGTGACAGAAGGCCGGTCCCGCACGAGGTCAAACAGACAGCAAGCCCGCCTCAGCGGGCCCGCCCGGTCCGTTTCCTCAGGACCCAACAGTGTGTCCAACCAGTCCGACCCTCCGCAGCCGGCGTTCCCACTCCCAGCTCCTCCGAAGAAGAGACAGGCGGTACTAGCGGCCCGGCGAATGCGGTCCGGTTGAGTAGCCAGTGCTCCACTAATGAGCGCGTCACGTGCAGAACGTTCGCCTGCAGACATGACATGGACCACGGACCACCAGGTGGCCGCAGTCGATGCTCCTTAGAAAGGAGGTGATCCAGCCGCACCTTCCGGTACGGCTACCTTGTTACGACTTCGTCCCAATCGCCAGCCCCACCTTCGACCGCTCCCCCCAGACAAGCTGGTTGGGCCACGGGCTTCGGGTGTTGCCGACTTTCGTGACGTGACGGGCGGTGTGTACAAGGCCCGGGAACGTATTCACCGCAGCGTTGCTGATCTGCGATTACTAGCGACTCCGACTTCATGGGGTCGAGTTGCAGACCCCAATCCGAACTGAGACCGGCTTTTTGGGATTCGCTCCACCTCACGGTATCGCAACCCTCTGTACCGGCCATTGTAGCATGTTTGCAGCCCAAGACATAAGGGGCATGATGACTTGACGTCATCCCCACCTTCCTCCGAGTTGACCCCGGCAGTCTCCAATGAGTCCCCACCACCCCCGAAGGAGCGTGCTGGCAACATTGAACAAGGGTTGCGCTCGTTGCGGGACTTAACCCAACATCTCACGACACGAGCTGACGACAGCCATGCACCACCTGTCACCCGATCCGAAGAGGCACCCATCTCTGAGTGTTTCCGGGCGATGTCAAGCCTTGGTAAGGTTCTTCGCGTTGCGTCGAATTAAGCAACATGCTCCGCCGCTTGTGCGGGCCCCCGTCAATTCCTTTGAGTTTTAGCCTTGCGGCCGTACTCCCCAGGCGGGGCGCTTAATGCGTTAGCTACGGCGCGGAAACCGTGGAAGGTCCCCACACCTAGCGCCCAACGTTTACAGCGTGGACTACCAGGGTATCTAATCCTGTTCGCTCCCCACGCTTTCGCTCCTCAGCGTCAGGTAAGGCCCAGAGAACCGCCTTCGCCACCGGTGTTCCTCCTGATATCTGCGCATTTCACCGCTACACCAGGAATTCCGTTCTCCCCTACCTACCTCTAGCCAGCCCGTATCGAATGCAGACCTGGAGTTAAGCCCCAAGCTTTCACACCCGACGTGACAAGCCACCTACGAGCTCTTTACGCCCAATAATTCCGGACAACGCTTGCGCCCTACGTATTACCGCGGCTGCTGGCACGTAGTTAGCCGGCGCTTCTTCTGCAGGTACACGTCAACTTCGTCCCTGCTGAAAGAGGTTTACAACCCGAAGGCCGTCATCCCCCACGCGGCGTCGCTGCGTCAGGCTTTCGCCCATTGCGCAATATTCCCCACTGCTGCCTCCCGTAGGAGTCTGGGCCGTGTCTCAGTCCCAGTGTGGCCGGTCGCCCTCTCAGGCCGGCTACCCGTCGTCGCCTTGGTAGGCCGTTACCCCACCAACAAGCTGATAGGCCGCGAGTCCATCCCCAACCGAAAAAACTTTCCACCACCATCCCATGCGAGAAGTGGTCGTATCCGGTATTAGACCCAGTTTCCCGGGCTTATCCCAGAGTCAGGGGCAGGTTACTCACGTGTTACTCACCCGTTCGCCGCTCGAGTACCCCGAAGGGCCTTTCCGCTCGACTTGCATGTGTTAAGCACGCCGCCAGCGTTCGTCCTGAGCCAGGATCAAACTCTCCAAACAATGTTTGAAAGGTTTTCCCAGCTGAAAGCACCCGATTCGCATCGGATGTATCAACCAAAGGAATCCGTCCCCCACTAAAAATGGGTTGGACGGGGTTGTGCTTCATGCACTGGCTTTTAACACACTGTTGAGTTCTCAAGAAACGGACGCGTTCTCCGTCGCCGTGACCGTGGTCCCGACTTCGGGGCGTTTCGTTCGTTCCGTTGTGTCTTTATTCTTTCAGGCCCGCTTTTTCGTGTCAAACCGGCCCGTTTCGAACCACTTGACTTGATCTAGCTGGACTTACCAGAATTCCGACCACCCCGTTTCCGGAGCAACCCTTCTAACTTACTCCGACATCCAACCTCTGTCCAACCGTGCAGACAGGACCGGATTTTCGGTGATCTTTTAGAGGGGGGTGCAGGAGCTCGTCCTGCTTGATGAACTCTAGCAGTCCACTAGGGCTGCCATGACCCACTTCGCGGTAACAACTAGGTCTTCCCTGGGCCAGCGGCTTCCAAACGCGGGAGCCCGGAGTCAACGGACTCCGGGCTCCCGATCAAGAACGCACCTCGGATGCGTGCTCAGCCGGCGGGAAGCGCCGCCAGCTGGGCGGCCAGCCGCGTGATGTCCTGATCGGCCTGAGCCGCACGGGCCCGGACCTTGGTCACCACGTCGTCGGGCGCCTTCGACATGAACTGTTCGTTGCCGAGCTTGGCCGCCACCTGTGCGGCCTCCTTCCGCGCCACGGCGAGATCCTTCTCCAGGCGCTTGCGCTCGGCCGCCACGTCGATCGTCCCCGCCGTGTCGATCTCCACGACGATCCCGCTCACATCGAGGCGGGCCGTGGCGGCGAAGGATTCCGACGGCTGGTCGAGCCGGAGGAGCGATCGGATCGCGCCCTCGTGCGAGGCGAGGGCCGTACCGGCCAGGGACAGGCGTGCGGCGACCCGCTGGCCGGGCTTGAGACCCTGGTCGGAACGGAACCTGCGGACCTCGGTGACCAGACCCTGGACGGCGAGGACCTCCTCCTCGGCCGAGGGGTCGCGCAACGACTCCCGGACCGTCGGCCACGGTGCGACGGCGATCGACTCACCCCCGGTGACCGCCCGCCACAGCTCTTCGGTGACGAACGGCACCAGCGGATGGAGCAGCCGCAGGAGCGAGTCGAAGACGTGGCCCAGCACGAGCCGGGTGTGCTCCTGGCCCGAGGCGATCTGGATCTTGGCGAGCTCCACGTACCAGTCGCAGACCTCATCCCAGGCGAAGTGGTACAGCAGGTCGGAGACCTTGGCGAACTCGAAGTCCTCGAAGGCCGCGTCCACCGACGCGACGACCTCCTGGAGCCGGGAGAGGATCCACCTGTCGGCCGCGGTCAGCTCCTCGACCGGGAGCTCGCCGACCGCCGCGCCGTTCATCAGTGCGAAGCGCGTGGCGTTCCAGATCTTGTTGCAGAAGTTGCGGGAGCCTCCGGCCCACTCCTCGCTGATCGCCACATCGGAGCCGGGGTTGGCACCGCGCAGCAGCGTGAAGCGGGTGGCGTCGGCGCCGAAGCGCTCGACCCAGTCGAGCGGGTCCACCACGTTGCCGAACGACTTCGACATCTTCTTGCCGTACTGGTCACGGACCATGCCGTGCAGGGCCACCGTACGGAACGGGGGCCGGCCGTCCATCGCGTAGATGCCGAACATCATCATCCTGGCGACCCAGAAGAACAGGATGTCGTAGCCGGTGACCAGGACGGAGGTCGGATAGAACTTGGCCAGCTCCGGCGTCTTGTCCGGCCAGCCCAGGGTGGAGAAGGGCCACAGGCCGGAGGAGAACCAGGTGTCGAGGACATCCGGGTCCTGGACGTATCCGGCGGGCGACTCCTCGTCCGGCCCGACGCAGACGACCTCGCCGGCCGGGCCGTACCAGACCGGGATCCGGTGGCCCCACCACAGCTGCCGCGAGATGCACCAGTCGTGCATGTCGTCGACCCAGTCGAAGTAGCGCTTGGCCAGCTCCGGCGGGTGGATCCTCGTCTGGCCGTCGCGGACCGCGTCACCGGCGGCCTTGGCCAGCGGGGAGACGTTGACGA comes from Streptosporangium roseum DSM 43021 and encodes:
- a CDS encoding DUF4233 domain-containing protein codes for the protein MITVTPGMRRLCASVLGMEAIVIGLFTPVAINTQNVEPTVAVTVGIGLAVLCVLVAGMLKRPLAYIMGSVIQVLAIAAGFLVPTMFFLGAIFAALWITAIFVARRVEGVTSR
- the ndk gene encoding nucleoside-diphosphate kinase: MSERTLVLIKPDGVARGLIGDVIARVERKGLKVVALELRTLDVDTAKAHYAEHSERPFFGELVEFITSGPLVALVLEGPRAIEAFRALAGLTDPVKSAPGTIRGDHALEIGENVVHGSDSPESAAREIKIFFPDRF
- a CDS encoding valine--tRNA ligase, which codes for MDTVTTPELPTQYTPADVETRSYERWVSEGYFTADPSSEREPYSIVLPPPNVTGVLHIGHALDHSIQDALTRRARMRGQETLWLPGMDHAGIATQNVVEREIAKDGLSRHDLGREAFVERVWQWKEESGGRILGQMRKLGDGVDWSRERFTMDPGLSRAVQTIFKKLFDDGLIYRAERIINWCPRCLTALSDIEVEHSEDEGELVSIRYGDGDDSIVVATTRAETMLGDTAVAVHPSDERYAHLVGREVELPLTGRRIPVVADEHVDPAFGTGAVKVTPAHDPNDFEIGRRHSLPSITVMDERGVITAHGPFQGLDRFEARPAVVAALREQGRIVAEKRPYLHSVGHCSRCKTVVEPRLSLQWFVNVSPLAKAAGDAVRDGQTRIHPPELAKRYFDWVDDMHDWCISRQLWWGHRIPVWYGPAGEVVCVGPDEESPAGYVQDPDVLDTWFSSGLWPFSTLGWPDKTPELAKFYPTSVLVTGYDILFFWVARMMMFGIYAMDGRPPFRTVALHGMVRDQYGKKMSKSFGNVVDPLDWVERFGADATRFTLLRGANPGSDVAISEEWAGGSRNFCNKIWNATRFALMNGAAVGELPVEELTAADRWILSRLQEVVASVDAAFEDFEFAKVSDLLYHFAWDEVCDWYVELAKIQIASGQEHTRLVLGHVFDSLLRLLHPLVPFVTEELWRAVTGGESIAVAPWPTVRESLRDPSAEEEVLAVQGLVTEVRRFRSDQGLKPGQRVAARLSLAGTALASHEGAIRSLLRLDQPSESFAATARLDVSGIVVEIDTAGTIDVAAERKRLEKDLAVARKEAAQVAAKLGNEQFMSKAPDDVVTKVRARAAQADQDITRLAAQLAALPAG
- a CDS encoding bifunctional folylpolyglutamate synthase/dihydrofolate synthase, which gives rise to MERGVEWNFEPTLDRIAALMDVLGSPQHSYPVVHVAGTNGKSSTTRMIETILRERNLRVGRFTSPHLISMRERISVDGAPLSEERFVEVYEDIAPYLQMIDAQGRRLSFFETLTAMAFAAFADAPVDVAVIETGMGGSFDATNVADGAVAVITPISLDHVDYLGPDIATIAGEKAGIIKPGATAVLAQQELPAAEVLMRRAAEMGATVAREGLEFGVLGRELAIGGQLLRLQSLKGTYDEVLLPLYGAHQASNAACALAAVEALTVGDDPLDPELVRQAFLQVTSPGRLEVVRRGPTVLVDAAHNPGGIQATLEAVQESFDFAKLIAVVAVFEDKDVQGILELLEPMVDEIVVTRNSSPRSMDVDELAALAEEIFGLDRVHQVERLDSAIDRAIGMVDALGEFSGAGVLITGSVVTAGDARLLLKAGEAT